One Aminivibrio sp. DNA window includes the following coding sequences:
- a CDS encoding four-carbon acid sugar kinase family protein, giving the protein MRSFAALCDDLTGSSVQSILLKDRGLSVRQIIRPSGELPVPEDGEALVINCDTRRRSPAEAKEIFRRFAALLPPSTGIGKRIDTTLRGHLCDETAELLSARPGALALVVPAYPASGRTTVGGYHLLGGSLLERTEVARDPMWPVSSSYVPGYFSGRFSCGLIAMETVKLGPEAVAEALSALVSDRVSVAAADAMTAEDIEILAEGAVSVAAEIIPVDPGPFTAAFLGRKLPGRNAGTVLAIIGSTSEKTARQIAWTEGKLRCARFTLLPGERTADALPRLRAFLADLPDNADFLLIRPSPEIVRGSENTTAAVLADLGREAFRLLGRKICGILLSGGDTAAMFFEGSGAASLAPGEEIQPLMMGGRILDGEFAGLSAVTKGGLIGEEDGVYRAVQWLKKERT; this is encoded by the coding sequence ATGAGAAGTTTTGCCGCCCTCTGCGACGACCTTACGGGATCGTCGGTCCAGTCCATCCTCCTGAAGGACAGGGGGCTTTCCGTCCGGCAGATCATCCGCCCCTCCGGGGAACTCCCCGTCCCGGAAGACGGGGAGGCGCTGGTGATCAACTGCGACACCCGTAGGCGCTCCCCGGCGGAGGCGAAAGAGATCTTCCGCCGGTTCGCGGCTCTCCTGCCTCCTTCGACGGGAATCGGGAAGCGGATCGATACCACCCTGAGGGGGCACCTCTGCGACGAGACGGCGGAACTCCTCTCCGCCAGACCGGGTGCCCTGGCCCTGGTGGTTCCCGCCTACCCAGCCTCCGGGAGGACCACCGTGGGAGGCTACCATCTCCTCGGCGGCTCCCTCCTCGAGCGGACCGAAGTGGCCCGGGACCCCATGTGGCCCGTGTCGTCAAGCTACGTCCCCGGCTATTTTTCCGGGAGATTTTCCTGCGGGCTCATCGCCATGGAAACGGTGAAACTGGGCCCCGAAGCCGTCGCCGAAGCGCTCTCCGCCCTTGTTTCCGACAGGGTCAGCGTGGCGGCGGCGGACGCCATGACGGCTGAGGATATCGAGATCCTGGCCGAAGGTGCCGTCTCCGTGGCGGCAGAGATCATTCCCGTGGACCCAGGCCCCTTTACCGCCGCCTTCCTCGGCCGGAAACTCCCCGGGAGGAATGCCGGGACCGTCCTGGCGATCATCGGAAGCACCTCGGAAAAAACAGCCCGGCAGATCGCCTGGACGGAAGGAAAACTGCGCTGTGCCCGGTTTACCCTGCTGCCGGGCGAGCGGACCGCGGACGCCCTGCCGAGGCTTCGGGCCTTTCTTGCGGACCTCCCGGACAATGCGGATTTTCTGCTGATCCGCCCCTCCCCGGAGATCGTCAGGGGCTCTGAGAACACTACCGCGGCAGTGCTCGCGGATCTCGGACGGGAGGCCTTCCGGTTACTGGGAAGGAAAATATGCGGTATACTTCTCTCCGGAGGCGATACCGCCGCCATGTTTTTCGAGGGTTCCGGCGCTGCATCCCTGGCTCCGGGAGAGGAGATCCAGCCCCTGATGATGGGCGGACGGATTCTCGACGGGGAGTTCGCCGGGCTCTCGGCGGTGACCAAGGGCGGCCTCATAGGCGAGGAGGACGGCGTCTACAGGGCCGTCCAGTGGCTGAAAAAGGAAAGGACTTGA
- a CDS encoding TRAP transporter large permease yields the protein MATIMFSVLIFLIFLNIPVAVSIGLASIAGITFGNLPLNPVVVAQRMFTSADSFPFMAIPFFMLAGGLMEHGGISRRLVRLASAMVGGYRGGLGLITILASAFFGAISGSNPATVAAIGGIMVPSMIKKGYPPAFAASIAAAGGTLGVVIPPSIPMITFGVVAGVSIGDLFLAGFGPGLLLAVVLSLVVVIQSARLDIPREEPRTRGQLFSAVKDSILAIIMPLIILGGIYGGIFTPTEAGAVAVIYSLLISAFIYRELDLKTIRTVIIKAGISTSVVFFVIATSQSMSWLITVSRVSAEIAAWIVSISSNPFVLITLINVILLFLGIFLETQAIILLMAPLLLPITASIGMDPLMLGIIMVVNTSVGMITPPMAVNLFVAVSLVKDYNVRLEDITRKIFAFLVAEILAVMLISNFPVFSIGILRLVK from the coding sequence ATGGCAACGATCATGTTTTCCGTCCTCATTTTCCTCATCTTTCTGAACATTCCGGTTGCGGTGAGCATCGGGCTCGCCTCCATAGCCGGGATAACCTTCGGGAATCTTCCCCTCAACCCGGTGGTGGTGGCCCAGCGCATGTTCACCTCCGCCGACTCCTTTCCCTTCATGGCCATCCCCTTCTTCATGCTCGCGGGAGGGCTCATGGAACACGGCGGCATCTCCCGCAGGCTGGTCAGGCTGGCCTCCGCCATGGTGGGGGGGTACAGGGGTGGACTGGGGCTCATCACCATCCTGGCGAGCGCCTTCTTCGGCGCCATCAGCGGATCGAACCCCGCCACGGTGGCCGCCATCGGCGGCATCATGGTTCCCTCCATGATCAAAAAAGGCTATCCGCCGGCCTTCGCCGCTTCCATCGCGGCTGCAGGCGGAACCCTCGGTGTGGTCATTCCGCCGTCCATTCCCATGATCACCTTCGGCGTGGTGGCCGGGGTCTCCATCGGGGATCTCTTCCTCGCTGGCTTCGGCCCGGGGCTCCTCCTGGCGGTGGTGCTCAGCCTGGTGGTAGTGATCCAGTCCGCCCGGCTCGACATCCCCAGGGAAGAACCCCGCACCCGGGGGCAGCTGTTCTCCGCCGTGAAGGATTCCATCCTGGCCATCATCATGCCCCTGATCATCCTCGGCGGCATTTACGGCGGCATCTTCACCCCCACCGAGGCCGGCGCCGTGGCTGTCATCTACAGCCTCCTGATCAGCGCCTTCATCTACCGGGAACTGGACCTGAAGACCATTCGGACGGTGATCATCAAGGCCGGAATCAGTACGTCGGTGGTCTTTTTCGTCATCGCCACGTCCCAGTCCATGTCCTGGCTCATCACGGTCAGCAGGGTGTCGGCGGAGATCGCGGCCTGGATCGTCTCCATCTCATCGAATCCCTTCGTCCTGATCACCCTGATCAACGTGATCCTCCTCTTTCTGGGCATCTTCCTTGAAACCCAGGCCATCATCCTGCTCATGGCGCCCCTGCTCCTTCCCATCACGGCGTCCATAGGGATGGACCCGCTGATGCTGGGCATCATCATGGTGGTGAACACATCCGTGGGCATGATCACCCCGCCCATGGCGGTGAACCTCTTCGTGGCCGTCTCCCTTGTGAAAGACTACAACGTGCGCCTCGAGGACATTACCCGGAAGATTTTCGCCTTCCTCGTGGCCGAGATTTTGGCCGTCATGCTCATCAGCAACTTCCCGGTCTTCTCCATCGGTATCCTCCGGCTGGTGAAGTAG